A DNA window from Gigantopelta aegis isolate Gae_Host chromosome 4, Gae_host_genome, whole genome shotgun sequence contains the following coding sequences:
- the LOC121370798 gene encoding allograft inflammatory factor 1-like: MPGMKIDKANPQGGKVLGEYLTRMNAELDEINKQFLEDEFFQDDEDLQEKLESYKKTFIEYDIDKSGDLNIMDIKYMMEKLGQAKTHLELKKMITEVDTTSTGAINYTDFIKMMLGPKSSVLKLILLFEEKMKSKETPKGLPPKKDLSMLP, translated from the exons gtgGAAAAGTGTTGGGGGAATACTTAACTCGTATGAACGCAGAACTTGATGAAATAAACAAG caattccTTGAAGATGAATTCTTTCAAGATGATGAAGATCTTCAAGAAAAATTGGAATCATATAAGA AAACATTTATAGAATACGACATTGACAAATCTGGAGATCTGA ACATCATGGATATCAAGTACATGATGGAGAAGCTGGGCCAGGCTAAAACACACCTGGAACTGAAGAAGATGATCACCGAGGTGGACACGACGTCCACGGGCGCCATCAACTACACAGACTTCATCAAGATGATGCTCGGACCAAAGTCGTCGGTTCTTAAACT GATACTGCTGTTTGAGGAAAAGATGAAATCAAAGGAGACGCCAAAAGGTCTTCCCCCAAAGAAGGATTTGTCCATGTTACCGTAA